The following are from one region of the Pantanalinema sp. genome:
- a CDS encoding ABC transporter substrate-binding protein produces the protein MCGWLLVVIGLALDAACREGAPRADGKVRLRLSGYAGNPAETDLMRELVADFNASQREIVVRYEPVPGQYYPKLLTMLASRTAPDVFYLDILYFQPFLAKRSILRPLDDFLASASTRTGDFVPALIAAFSDKGKVYGIPKDFNTLGLYYNRKSFDRAGLAYPTDRWDLARFREAAERLTRPQGPAPRSGFAMPPDNADRFLPIAAMFGATLYAPDGACAIASPQGVQALTYYAALRRTDRSAIFPSEVGASWTGDAFGRAQAAMVFEGSWLTPYLEESFPRLDYGLTQLPRGPAGRSNFLFTVAYVIPQSAKHPEAAWKLIAYLTNEASQERITFALPSRKAVSERFVAKHPEYRAILSAAAYARPYAFGPRGNRVNDRLGLAVQEVLLGVKPPKQALDDAAAAIDRINRL, from the coding sequence ATGTGCGGCTGGTTGCTCGTCGTCATCGGCCTGGCGCTCGATGCGGCTTGCCGCGAGGGGGCGCCACGCGCCGATGGCAAGGTGCGCCTGCGCCTGTCGGGCTACGCGGGGAACCCCGCCGAGACCGATCTCATGCGCGAGCTCGTGGCCGACTTCAACGCCTCGCAGCGCGAGATCGTCGTTCGCTACGAGCCGGTGCCCGGCCAGTACTACCCCAAGCTGCTCACCATGCTCGCGAGCAGGACGGCCCCCGACGTCTTCTACCTCGACATCCTGTACTTCCAGCCGTTCCTCGCCAAGCGCTCGATCCTCAGGCCCCTGGACGACTTCCTGGCCTCCGCCTCGACCAGAACGGGCGACTTCGTCCCCGCTTTGATCGCCGCCTTCAGCGACAAGGGCAAGGTATACGGCATCCCCAAGGACTTCAACACCCTGGGGCTCTACTACAACCGCAAAAGCTTCGATCGCGCGGGCCTCGCCTATCCGACCGACCGGTGGGACCTCGCGCGCTTTCGCGAGGCCGCCGAACGCCTGACGCGGCCGCAAGGGCCCGCGCCCCGCAGCGGCTTCGCGATGCCCCCCGACAACGCGGATCGCTTCCTTCCCATCGCCGCCATGTTCGGCGCGACGCTGTACGCCCCCGACGGGGCGTGCGCGATCGCAAGCCCCCAAGGCGTGCAGGCCCTCACCTACTACGCCGCTCTGAGGCGCACGGACCGTTCGGCCATCTTCCCGTCCGAGGTCGGCGCAAGCTGGACGGGCGATGCGTTCGGGCGGGCGCAGGCCGCCATGGTCTTCGAGGGCAGCTGGCTGACGCCCTACCTCGAGGAGTCCTTTCCACGGCTCGACTACGGCCTCACCCAGCTCCCCCGAGGCCCCGCGGGCCGCAGCAACTTCCTTTTCACCGTGGCCTACGTCATCCCCCAGAGCGCGAAGCACCCCGAGGCAGCCTGGAAGCTCATCGCGTACCTGACGAACGAAGCCTCCCAGGAGCGGATCACCTTCGCGCTGCCCAGCCGCAAGGCGGTGAGCGAGCGCTTCGTCGCGAAGCACCCCGAGTACCGCGCGATCCTCTCGGCAGCGGCGTACGCCAGGCCCTACGCCTTCGGGCCCCGGGGCAACCGGGTCAACGATCGCCTCGGCCTCGCGGTGCAAGAGGTCCTGCTCGGGGTCAAGCCGCCCAAGCAGGCCCTTGATGACGCGGCCGCGGCCATCGATCGGATCAACAGGCTCTGA
- a CDS encoding sugar ABC transporter permease — protein MGKRWSEAIAGVVFLLPFLAVLVVFVGWPLVNALWLSFHSYDLFSAPRWVGLENYRFLLNEPDFWISLRNTTLYTLVVVSLQTAFALFLALLMDREIRGKTLFRVALFLPSVTSSVAISLIFMFLFFKNGGLNQLFSWLRLDRLLALFGLAVPVDWLGDVHTALGAIMAQNVWSTAGFFMVVFLAGLQDIPETLYEAARLDGANAWGQFRYVTLPLLRPTTFYVTTIGLIGCFQVFDQVYIMTGGGPLKSTLTIAYLLYQEAFMNFNMGYACAIAFVLATLILLCTLLQRRLLGD, from the coding sequence ATGGGCAAGCGATGGAGCGAGGCGATCGCGGGGGTCGTGTTCCTGTTGCCCTTCCTCGCGGTGCTCGTGGTGTTCGTCGGGTGGCCGCTCGTGAACGCGCTGTGGCTCTCGTTCCACTCCTACGACCTCTTCTCTGCGCCGCGCTGGGTCGGGCTCGAGAATTACCGCTTCCTCCTGAACGAGCCCGACTTCTGGATCAGCCTGCGCAACACCACCCTCTACACCCTGGTGGTCGTCTCGCTCCAGACCGCCTTCGCCCTCTTCCTCGCGCTGCTCATGGATCGCGAGATCCGGGGCAAGACCCTGTTCCGGGTGGCGCTCTTCCTGCCCTCGGTGACGAGCTCGGTCGCGATCTCGCTGATCTTCATGTTCCTCTTCTTCAAGAACGGGGGCCTCAACCAGCTCTTTTCCTGGCTGCGCCTGGATCGGCTCCTCGCGCTCTTCGGCCTTGCGGTCCCCGTCGACTGGCTCGGGGACGTCCACACGGCCCTCGGGGCGATCATGGCGCAGAACGTCTGGTCCACGGCGGGCTTCTTCATGGTCGTCTTTCTCGCGGGCTTGCAGGACATCCCTGAGACCCTCTACGAGGCGGCGCGCCTCGACGGGGCGAATGCCTGGGGCCAGTTCCGGTACGTCACCCTGCCGCTCTTGCGCCCGACGACCTTCTACGTGACGACGATTGGCCTCATCGGCTGCTTCCAGGTCTTCGACCAGGTCTACATCATGACGGGCGGCGGTCCGCTCAAGTCCACCCTCACGATCGCGTACCTGCTCTACCAGGAGGCGTTCATGAACTTCAACATGGGCTACGCGTGCGCGATCGCCTTCGTCCTGGCGACCCTCATCCTCCTCTGCACCCTGCTGCAGCGCCGGCTCCTGGGGGACTGA
- a CDS encoding carbohydrate ABC transporter permease → MRRARAILLYAVLAIFALASVSPFGFALLTSLKEPGQAFLPGVWPRPLTFENYFEVVRTMPLFLRWVFNSLLVAVVSVALLLLLSLMGGFSLARIAFPGRKALFVVLLASMTIPNQVLWIPNYVTLARLGWIDTYWGLVPGLVATLSSGIFMVAQFLRALPVELEEAATLDGLSRYGMFWRLIVPLTGPVAATVTITSFMASWNAFAWPLIVLNSPEWFTLPVGLNFFKGLYVTRWTLIMAGSMFNTLPVLVVFAVFQRHFIKGVAATGLKE, encoded by the coding sequence ATGCGCCGCGCCCGGGCGATCCTCCTCTACGCCGTGCTTGCGATCTTCGCGCTCGCGTCGGTGTCTCCCTTCGGCTTCGCGCTGCTCACGTCGCTCAAGGAGCCCGGGCAGGCCTTCTTGCCGGGCGTGTGGCCGCGTCCTCTCACCTTCGAGAACTACTTCGAGGTCGTGCGGACCATGCCGCTCTTCCTGCGCTGGGTCTTCAACAGCCTGCTCGTCGCGGTGGTCTCGGTCGCGCTCCTGCTGCTCCTGAGCCTGATGGGCGGCTTCTCGCTGGCGCGCATCGCGTTTCCCGGGCGCAAGGCGCTGTTCGTGGTGCTGCTCGCCTCGATGACGATCCCGAACCAGGTGCTTTGGATCCCGAACTACGTCACCCTCGCGCGCCTCGGCTGGATCGACACCTACTGGGGCCTCGTCCCGGGGCTGGTTGCGACCCTCTCGAGCGGGATCTTCATGGTCGCGCAGTTCCTCAGGGCCCTGCCGGTGGAGCTCGAGGAGGCCGCCACCCTGGACGGCCTCTCGCGCTACGGCATGTTCTGGCGCCTGATCGTGCCCCTCACCGGCCCCGTTGCCGCCACCGTGACCATCACGAGCTTCATGGCGAGCTGGAACGCCTTCGCCTGGCCTCTCATCGTCCTGAACTCGCCCGAGTGGTTCACGCTGCCGGTCGGCCTCAACTTCTTCAAGGGCCTCTACGTCACGCGCTGGACCCTCATCATGGCGGGATCCATGTTCAACACCCTGCCGGTGCTGGTGGTGTTCGCCGTCTTCCAGCGCCACTTCATCAAGGGGGTGGCCGCCACGGGACTCAAGGAGTGA
- the rfbC gene encoding dTDP-4-dehydrorhamnose 3,5-epimerase: protein MNVIDTGIPGLIVVEPKVFGDARGFFLETYAQIRYGEAGIAGPFVQANHSRSRRGVLRGLHYQLVQPQGKLVSVARGAVYDVAVDVRRGSPTFGKSYGTVLDDVTHRQMYVPAGFAHGFAVLSEECDFLYQVTDYYHPASEQGIAWNDPALEIDWPIQDVLLSDKDRLHPRLADQDPDKLPVWVG from the coding sequence ATGAACGTCATCGACACAGGCATCCCCGGGCTCATCGTGGTCGAGCCCAAGGTCTTCGGCGACGCGCGCGGCTTCTTCCTCGAGACCTACGCGCAGATCCGCTACGGCGAGGCCGGCATCGCGGGGCCCTTCGTGCAGGCCAACCACTCGCGATCGCGCCGCGGGGTGCTGCGCGGGCTGCACTACCAGCTGGTGCAGCCGCAGGGCAAGCTCGTGAGCGTCGCGCGCGGCGCGGTCTACGACGTGGCGGTGGACGTCCGGCGCGGCTCGCCGACCTTCGGCAAGTCCTACGGGACGGTGCTCGACGACGTGACGCACCGCCAGATGTACGTGCCGGCGGGCTTCGCGCACGGCTTCGCGGTGCTCTCCGAGGAGTGCGACTTCCTCTACCAGGTGACGGACTACTACCACCCCGCCTCGGAGCAGGGCATCGCCTGGAACGACCCTGCACTCGAGATCGACTGGCCGATCCAGGACGTGCTGCTCTCCGACAAGGACCGCCTGCACCCGCGCCTTGCGGACCAGGATCCCGACAAGCTGCCCGTCTGGGTGGGCTGA
- a CDS encoding winged helix DNA-binding domain-containing protein: MPLPRTLSLQALNRATLARQLLLERANAPVVEAIERLAGMQAQIPKPPFVGLWSRLADFRRSALFDALHRRTIVRATMMRGTLHYMSAEDYLGLRPALSDFLAQALRATLRTRLDGLDVAGVVEAARGVFAEHPHTFTALRDRLMERFTDADERVLGFTARMHLPLVMVPDGSAWGYPADAAFTLAEGWLSRPMGTDEGPSELVRRYLAAFGPATVADAQAWSGLKGLKETFEALRPELVTFRDARKREFFDLPDAPRPAEDVPAPARFLPEYDNLVLAHADRTRLVADVHRPRIVTKNLKVLATFLIDGAVAGTWRIERKAKAATLVVEPFEPLSASRRDELEAEGEGLLRFCEEEARTQDIRFASP, translated from the coding sequence GTGCCTTTGCCCCGGACCCTCTCCCTGCAAGCGCTGAACCGCGCGACGCTCGCGCGCCAGCTGTTGCTCGAGCGGGCGAATGCGCCGGTGGTCGAGGCGATCGAACGGCTCGCCGGCATGCAGGCGCAGATCCCCAAGCCGCCGTTCGTCGGTCTCTGGAGCCGCCTTGCGGACTTCAGGCGTTCGGCGCTGTTCGATGCCTTGCATCGCAGAACGATCGTCCGGGCGACGATGATGCGCGGCACCCTCCACTACATGAGCGCCGAGGATTATCTCGGCCTGCGCCCCGCCTTGAGCGACTTCCTGGCCCAGGCCTTGCGGGCCACCCTGCGAACGCGCCTGGACGGCCTCGATGTCGCCGGGGTGGTCGAAGCGGCGCGCGGCGTCTTTGCGGAACACCCCCATACCTTCACGGCGCTGCGCGACCGGCTCATGGAGCGCTTTACCGACGCTGACGAGCGGGTCCTGGGCTTCACCGCGAGGATGCACCTGCCGCTGGTCATGGTGCCGGACGGCTCGGCGTGGGGATATCCGGCCGACGCCGCCTTCACCCTTGCCGAGGGGTGGCTTTCTCGGCCCATGGGCACCGACGAGGGGCCAAGTGAGCTCGTCCGGCGCTACCTGGCCGCCTTCGGCCCCGCCACGGTGGCCGATGCGCAGGCCTGGTCGGGCCTCAAGGGCCTCAAGGAGACCTTCGAGGCCCTGCGGCCCGAGCTCGTCACCTTCCGCGACGCGCGCAAGCGCGAGTTCTTCGACCTGCCGGACGCGCCCCGGCCCGCCGAGGACGTCCCGGCCCCGGCGCGCTTCCTGCCCGAGTACGACAACCTGGTCCTGGCCCATGCCGATCGCACGCGGCTCGTCGCCGACGTCCATCGCCCCAGGATCGTGACGAAGAACCTCAAGGTCCTCGCGACCTTCCTGATCGACGGCGCGGTGGCCGGCACGTGGCGGATCGAGCGCAAGGCGAAGGCGGCGACGCTGGTGGTCGAGCCCTTCGAGCCCCTGAGCGCTTCTCGGCGAGACGAGCTCGAAGCCGAGGGGGAGGGCCTGCTTCGCTTCTGCGAGGAGGAGGCGCGCACGCAAGACATCCGCTTCGCGTCGCCCTAG
- a CDS encoding MarR family transcriptional regulator, whose product MRDPRYPVSQDVSLLPVHRALHACVQQSGRVMTRFVEARGLTSSQFDVLATLGDTAGMTFKELSLRSMVTGGTLTPVLNRMEAKGLVARCKGEQDSRQTLVRLTPEGQALYEETFLPFIDFAQGYLDRLTPDEQTQLSALLDKLACAFCEENTHD is encoded by the coding sequence GTGAGAGACCCCCGCTACCCCGTTTCCCAGGACGTCTCGCTCTTGCCCGTGCACCGTGCCTTGCACGCCTGCGTTCAGCAGTCGGGGCGCGTGATGACGCGCTTCGTCGAGGCGCGGGGATTGACGTCCTCCCAGTTCGACGTCCTGGCCACTCTGGGGGACACGGCGGGCATGACCTTCAAGGAGCTCAGCCTGCGATCGATGGTCACCGGCGGGACGCTCACGCCGGTCCTGAACCGCATGGAGGCCAAGGGCCTCGTCGCGCGCTGCAAGGGCGAGCAGGACAGCCGCCAGACCCTCGTGCGCCTGACGCCCGAGGGCCAGGCCCTCTACGAAGAGACCTTCTTGCCCTTCATCGACTTTGCGCAGGGCTACCTGGACCGCCTCACCCCTGATGAGCAGACGCAGCTGAGCGCCCTGCTGGACAAGCTCGCTTGCGCCTTTTGCGAGGAGAACACCCATGACTAG
- a CDS encoding class III extradiol ring-cleavage dioxygenase, whose amino-acid sequence MTSPTTRMPTLYIPHGGGPCFFMDPMPGAPADMWESMAAYLRGIASAVGVRPKAVLVISGHWEVERPTLNVAPKPELLYDYYGFPEHTYRLKYPAPGSPEVAARVRELLAASGIESGEDATRGLDHGVFVPFMLIYPEADVPIVQLSLQANLDAADHLAIGRALAPLRDEGVLIVGSGMSYHNLRAFFGEQPEANRLAEAFDDWLNDALGDPSRASRDAKLSSWHLAPGGRFSHPRPEHLIPLMVAAGAAGDDPASRTYNDRLFGKAVSGFQFG is encoded by the coding sequence ATGACTAGCCCCACGACCCGGATGCCGACCCTTTACATCCCGCACGGCGGCGGTCCGTGCTTCTTCATGGACCCCATGCCCGGCGCTCCCGCCGACATGTGGGAATCGATGGCGGCCTACCTGCGCGGCATCGCCTCCGCCGTCGGCGTCCGGCCGAAGGCGGTGCTCGTGATCTCGGGTCACTGGGAGGTCGAGCGCCCGACGCTCAACGTGGCCCCGAAGCCGGAGCTGCTCTACGACTACTACGGCTTTCCCGAGCACACCTACCGCCTGAAGTATCCCGCCCCCGGCTCGCCCGAGGTGGCCGCGCGCGTGCGCGAGCTGCTCGCCGCAAGCGGCATCGAGTCGGGCGAGGATGCCACGCGCGGTCTGGACCACGGCGTCTTCGTGCCCTTCATGCTGATCTATCCCGAGGCGGACGTCCCGATCGTGCAGCTCTCGCTCCAGGCGAACCTCGATGCGGCCGATCACCTCGCGATCGGCCGGGCGCTCGCGCCGCTGCGGGACGAGGGCGTGCTCATCGTCGGCAGCGGCATGAGCTACCACAACCTGCGGGCCTTCTTCGGCGAGCAACCGGAGGCCAACCGCCTCGCCGAGGCCTTCGACGACTGGCTCAACGACGCGCTCGGCGATCCGTCCCGGGCCTCGCGCGACGCAAAGCTTTCGAGCTGGCACCTGGCGCCGGGGGGACGCTTCTCCCACCCCCGTCCGGAGCACCTCATCCCGCTGATGGTGGCCGCGGGCGCCGCGGGGGACGACCCCGCCTCGCGCACCTACAACGACCGGTTGTTCGGCAAGGCGGTCTCGGGCTTCCAGTTCGGATGA
- a CDS encoding AAA family ATPase: MYCRNCAIRPATVFYRMTLNGRQQAWHLCQSCAEGLAGGSAPQAPSHAPSFQSPEPVTVNLSDEVRVALGAASAWAAGRGCQEVGPEFVLLGMLTSGAGLHLKEAGVREAEVRAAIERAHPERPPIGVESVTLSPRTKQALRLAAQIAHQQGAGFIASHHLLSGIMAEGESLAAQLMARGTRDGQANPGPQASQDAADLPFTQDLTGRARAGKLDPIIGRDREIERTIRILSRKTKNNPVLIGEPGVGKSAIAEGLAQRIVAGDVPEPLRDNRVLSLDLGALLAGTKYRGDFEQRVKELIDSLKEASGKVILFIDELHTVVGAGAAEGGADVANLLKPVLARGELRCVGATTLDEYRKHIEKDAALERRFQPVMVDEPSSDEALAILRGLRDSYEAHHRVKIADEALVAAVQLSERYVADRFLPDKAIDLVDEAAAMVRLRSKSGPDRLKELEAKLAEATREKEAAVMGERFEEAARRKEEVDRLSAEFNAAREAWKAETAVDTPEVTAEEIAVVVSEWTGIPATRLTRSDVERLLAAEAHLSRRVIGQREPLFAIAEALRRAGSGLKDPNRPIGSFLFVGPTGVGKTETARALAEFMFHDEQAMIRLDMSEYQEKHTVSRMVGSPPGYVGHDEAGQLTEAVRRRPYAVLLFDEIEKAHPDVFNLLLQILDDGRLTDSQGRTVDFKNTVVIMTSNVGAKHIMTPAPGFRTAPESSEPTWDQQQDKVLEALKTAFRPEFLNRIDETISFKPLEKEDLLAVVDVLIGKTAFKLRAQGIALELSEAAKTAISQEGYEPAYGARPLRRVVQRRIESPLGRQLLDGRFVAGDTVVVDHSEQGFTFEKAQAPASV, from the coding sequence ATGTACTGCCGGAACTGCGCGATTCGCCCCGCCACCGTCTTCTACCGCATGACCCTCAACGGTCGCCAGCAGGCTTGGCACCTCTGCCAGTCCTGCGCGGAAGGCCTCGCCGGCGGGAGTGCCCCTCAGGCGCCGAGCCACGCTCCTTCCTTCCAGTCACCTGAGCCCGTCACTGTCAATTTATCCGATGAGGTTCGCGTCGCCCTGGGGGCCGCGAGCGCCTGGGCCGCCGGGCGCGGCTGCCAAGAGGTGGGGCCCGAGTTCGTGCTCCTCGGCATGCTGACCTCGGGGGCGGGGCTGCACCTCAAGGAGGCAGGCGTCCGCGAGGCCGAGGTCCGCGCGGCCATCGAGCGCGCCCATCCCGAGCGCCCGCCCATCGGCGTGGAGAGCGTCACCCTCTCCCCTCGGACCAAGCAGGCGCTGCGCCTGGCCGCCCAGATCGCCCACCAGCAGGGCGCTGGCTTCATCGCCAGCCACCACCTCCTTTCCGGCATCATGGCCGAGGGGGAGAGCCTCGCGGCGCAGCTGATGGCCCGGGGGACCCGTGACGGCCAGGCGAACCCCGGGCCCCAGGCGAGCCAGGATGCTGCGGATCTGCCCTTCACCCAGGACCTCACCGGCCGCGCGAGGGCCGGCAAGCTGGATCCGATCATCGGGCGCGACCGGGAGATCGAGCGGACGATCCGCATCCTGAGCCGCAAGACCAAGAACAACCCGGTGCTCATCGGCGAGCCGGGCGTCGGCAAGAGCGCGATCGCCGAGGGCCTCGCCCAGCGCATCGTCGCGGGCGACGTGCCGGAGCCGCTCAGGGACAACCGGGTGCTCTCGCTGGACCTGGGCGCCCTGCTCGCCGGCACCAAGTACCGGGGGGACTTCGAGCAGCGCGTCAAGGAGCTCATCGACTCCCTCAAGGAGGCCTCGGGCAAGGTGATCCTGTTCATCGACGAGCTGCACACCGTCGTCGGCGCGGGCGCCGCCGAGGGGGGCGCCGACGTGGCGAACCTCCTGAAGCCCGTCCTGGCCCGCGGGGAGCTGCGGTGCGTGGGGGCCACCACCCTCGACGAGTACCGCAAGCACATCGAGAAGGACGCCGCCCTGGAGCGCCGCTTCCAGCCGGTGATGGTCGACGAGCCGTCGAGCGACGAGGCCCTCGCGATCCTGCGCGGCCTGCGCGACTCCTACGAGGCGCACCACCGGGTCAAGATCGCCGACGAGGCCCTGGTGGCGGCGGTCCAGCTCTCCGAGCGCTACGTGGCCGATCGCTTCTTGCCGGACAAGGCCATCGACCTGGTGGACGAGGCCGCCGCGATGGTCAGGCTCCGCTCGAAGTCGGGCCCGGATCGCCTCAAGGAGCTGGAGGCGAAGCTCGCCGAGGCCACCCGCGAGAAGGAGGCCGCGGTGATGGGCGAGCGCTTCGAGGAGGCGGCCAGGCGCAAGGAGGAGGTCGATCGCCTGAGCGCCGAGTTCAACGCCGCGCGAGAGGCCTGGAAGGCCGAGACGGCCGTCGACACCCCCGAGGTCACCGCCGAGGAGATCGCCGTGGTGGTCAGCGAGTGGACGGGTATTCCCGCCACGCGCCTGACGCGCTCGGACGTCGAGCGCCTGCTTGCGGCCGAGGCTCACCTCTCGCGGCGGGTCATCGGGCAGCGCGAGCCGCTCTTCGCGATCGCCGAGGCGCTGCGCCGCGCGGGCAGCGGCCTCAAGGATCCCAACCGCCCCATCGGATCCTTCCTGTTCGTCGGGCCGACGGGCGTCGGCAAGACGGAGACGGCCCGGGCGCTGGCCGAGTTCATGTTCCACGACGAGCAGGCGATGATCCGCCTGGACATGAGCGAGTACCAGGAGAAGCACACGGTGAGCCGCATGGTCGGATCGCCTCCCGGCTACGTCGGCCACGACGAGGCGGGTCAGCTGACCGAGGCCGTCCGGCGCCGGCCTTACGCGGTGCTGCTCTTCGACGAGATCGAGAAGGCCCACCCCGACGTCTTCAACCTGCTGTTGCAGATCCTCGACGACGGGCGCCTGACCGATAGCCAGGGCCGGACGGTGGACTTCAAGAACACCGTGGTCATCATGACCTCGAACGTGGGGGCCAAGCACATCATGACCCCGGCCCCCGGCTTTAGGACCGCCCCCGAGTCGAGCGAGCCGACCTGGGATCAGCAGCAGGACAAGGTGCTGGAGGCCCTCAAGACGGCCTTCCGGCCCGAGTTCCTCAACCGGATCGACGAGACCATCTCCTTCAAGCCGCTCGAGAAGGAGGACCTGCTCGCGGTGGTCGACGTGCTCATCGGCAAGACGGCATTCAAGCTGAGGGCCCAGGGGATCGCCCTGGAGCTCAGCGAGGCGGCCAAGACGGCGATTTCCCAGGAGGGCTACGAGCCCGCTTACGGCGCCCGTCCCTTGCGCCGGGTCGTCCAGCGCCGGATCGAATCCCCCCTGGGGCGCCAGCTGCTGGATGGTCGCTTCGTCGCCGGCGACACCGTCGTCGTCGATCACTCGGAGCAGGGCTTCACCTTCGAGAAGGCGCAGGCCCCGGCGAGCGTCTAG
- a CDS encoding class III extradiol ring-cleavage dioxygenase, which yields MTRFPALFVSHGAPTIAIDRIPAHDFLAGLGERIGRPKAILAISAHWETGAPTLSLAAQPATIHDFGGFPDALYRMTYPAPGSPELAERVAEQLVAAGFPAALNPSRGLDHGAWIPLQLMYPAADIPVVQLSIQPSRSPAEHWRLGEALRPLRDEGILVLGSGSATHNLFELGRYMHDTTPPEWVTSFDRWLKSAVTQGRKEELLDYLHQAPSAARNHPTPDHILPLFVAAGAGEAQGTGELIHESYSWGLLSMAAYSFA from the coding sequence ATGACCAGGTTCCCCGCTCTGTTCGTTTCCCACGGCGCCCCGACCATCGCGATCGATCGGATCCCGGCGCACGACTTCCTCGCGGGCCTGGGCGAGCGTATCGGCAGGCCGAAGGCGATCCTCGCGATCTCGGCCCACTGGGAGACCGGCGCGCCCACGCTGAGTCTCGCCGCGCAGCCCGCGACGATCCACGACTTCGGCGGCTTCCCCGACGCCCTCTACCGGATGACGTACCCCGCCCCGGGATCGCCCGAGCTCGCCGAGCGAGTCGCCGAGCAGCTCGTGGCCGCGGGCTTCCCCGCCGCGCTGAATCCGAGCCGCGGGCTGGATCACGGAGCCTGGATCCCCCTGCAGCTCATGTACCCGGCGGCCGACATCCCGGTCGTGCAGCTCTCGATCCAGCCGTCCCGGAGCCCCGCCGAGCACTGGCGCCTGGGCGAAGCCCTCAGACCCCTGCGCGACGAGGGGATCCTGGTGCTCGGCAGCGGGTCCGCCACCCACAACCTCTTCGAGCTGGGTCGCTACATGCACGACACCACGCCGCCCGAGTGGGTCACCTCCTTCGATCGCTGGCTGAAATCGGCGGTGACCCAGGGCCGGAAGGAGGAGCTGCTCGATTACCTCCACCAGGCGCCGAGCGCCGCGCGGAACCACCCCACCCCGGACCACATCCTGCCGCTGTTCGTGGCGGCCGGGGCGGGCGAAGCGCAGGGCACCGGCGAGCTGATCCACGAGAGCTACAGCTGGGGGCTCCTCAGCATGGCGGCCTATTCCTTCGCCTAG
- a CDS encoding GNAT family N-acetyltransferase, with amino-acid sequence MSNTHDVTPSDNAEHSRFEVEVDGHLAVAEYRLVPEGIEFTHTVVPEQLEGRGIGSALARAGLDSARAKGLEVVPTCEFFQGYIKRHPAYHDLVHSSYRKQLGP; translated from the coding sequence ATGAGCAACACCCATGACGTCACGCCCAGCGACAACGCCGAGCACAGCCGCTTCGAGGTCGAGGTCGACGGCCACCTGGCGGTGGCGGAGTACCGCCTGGTCCCCGAGGGGATCGAATTCACCCACACCGTCGTCCCCGAGCAGCTCGAGGGCCGGGGCATCGGCAGCGCCCTGGCGCGGGCCGGGCTCGATTCCGCCCGGGCGAAAGGCCTCGAGGTTGTGCCGACCTGCGAATTCTTCCAGGGCTACATCAAGCGCCACCCCGCGTACCACGACCTCGTCCATTCGAGCTACCGCAAGCAACTCGGCCCCTAG
- a CDS encoding cupin domain-containing protein, whose product MAVQAAIFEKRSFKAPDETRPFDKGQVEVLAFAGSTIGKITLQPGWRWSESIKPIAKTEYCEEAHFNYVLSGRLHIQTQDGRSLEMGPGDVMKVTEKHDAWVVGEEPFVALEFTAARSYAKR is encoded by the coding sequence ATGGCAGTCCAAGCGGCGATTTTCGAGAAGCGATCGTTCAAGGCGCCGGACGAGACCCGGCCCTTCGACAAGGGGCAGGTGGAGGTTCTCGCGTTCGCCGGCTCCACCATCGGGAAGATAACGCTGCAACCCGGCTGGCGATGGTCGGAATCGATCAAGCCCATCGCGAAGACCGAGTACTGCGAGGAGGCGCATTTCAACTACGTCCTGTCCGGGCGCTTGCACATCCAGACGCAGGACGGCCGGAGCCTGGAAATGGGCCCCGGCGACGTGATGAAGGTAACCGAGAAGCATGACGCCTGGGTGGTCGGAGAGGAGCCCTTCGTGGCCCTCGAGTTCACCGCGGCCAGGAGCTATGCCAAGCGCTAG